A single window of Melospiza georgiana isolate bMelGeo1 chromosome 6, bMelGeo1.pri, whole genome shotgun sequence DNA harbors:
- the LOC131084962 gene encoding extracellular tyrosine-protein kinase PKDCC-like yields the protein MAAAAAAGRARRGARLSAAALLALPALALLALLALPAMPPGRFSPPLLLPPGLREELRQRRRDLRRLEAAAGGGEAAAAAGLGCGDLSRATAVSVLGWGFTKVVARAALAGGGTVALKSVHGAGREVRRCVQRYGAPAGCRRLAAYKLLKEVTLLQRLQHPGIVKLHGQCYDNSGDAELRVTAMLELGSPLEMIQLLQTPWEERFKICLSLVKLLFYLAHSPLGSIALLDFQPRQFVMVDGNLKVTDMDDASTEELPCKEDNDCTLDFPTRSFPLKCSVAGKCEGINEKKNLFNAYRYFFTYLLPHSAPPALRPLLSDILNATGDLRYGINETLRAFEKVLHLYKSGLYLQKRPLLLKDYISLKGFRTVEGEGHKCWPSYSHLGCLLSIHSAEEAAAICNSQLHCHSFIVTQHRTWTGRPLASFQSSWTDLVPDTNAVVYIKRSASSGERLERQ from the exons atggcggcggcggcggcggcggggcgggcgcggcgcggaGCTCGGCTGAGCGCGGCCGCGCTGCTGGCGCTCCCGGCCCTGgcgctgctggcgctgctggcgCTCCCGGCGATGCCG CCGGGCAGATTCtcgccgccgctgctgctgccgccgggCTTGCGGGAGGAGCTGCGGCAAAGGCGGCGCGACCTGCGGCGGCtggaggcggcggcgggcggcggggaggcggcggccgcggcggggcTGGGCTGCGGCGACCTGAGCCGGGCCACGGCCGTCAgcgtgctgggctggggcttcACCAAGGTGGTGGCGCGGGCGGCGCTGGCGGGCGGGGGCACCGTGGCGCTCAAGTCGGTGCACGGGGCGGGCCGGGAGGTGCGGCGCTGCGTGCAGCGGTACGGGGCTCCGGCCGGCTGCCGCCGCCTGGCCGCCTACAAGCTGCTCAAGGAGGTGACGCTGCTGCAGCGCCTGCAGCACCCCGGCATCGTCAAG CTGCACGGCCAATGCTATGACAACAGCGGAGATGCTGAGCTGCGGGTCACAGccatgctggagctgggatcccCGCTGGAGATGATTCAGCTCCTGCAGACCCCCTGGGAGGAAAGATTTAAa ATTTGCCTGAGTCTTGTGAAACTGCTGTTTTACTTGGCACATTCCCCCCTGGGTTCAATAGCCCTCTTGGATTTCCAGCCAAGGCAGTTTGTTATGGTGGATGGAAACCTAAAAGTGACAGACATGGATGATGCCAGCACCGAGGAGCTGCCTTGCAAGGAAGATAATGACTGCACACTCGACTTCCCTACCAGAAGTTTCCCTCTCAAGTGCTCCGTGGCTGGGAAATGTGAAGGAATAAATGAGAAGAAGAATCTGTTCAATGCATATCG GTATTTTTTCACCTATCTTTTGCCACACTCTGCACCACCAGCTTTGCGGCCCCTTTTGAGTGATATTCTGAATGCAACAG GTGATTTGCGATATGGAATAAATGAAACCCTGAGAGCTTTTGAAAAGGTTTTACATCTGTACAAGTCTGGGCTCTATCTTCAGAAAAGACCTCTTCTTTTAAAAG ACTACATCTCCCTGAAGGGTTTCCGGACGGTGGAAGGGGAAGGCCACAAGTGCTGGCCCTCCTACAGCCACCTGGGCTGCCTGCTCTCCATCCACAGCGCCGAGGAGGCCGCTGCCATCTGTAACTCCCAGCTGCACTGTCACAGCTTCATTGTCACCCAGCACAGGACCTGGACAG gACGCCCGCTCGCCTCATTCCAGAGTAGCTGGACTGATTTAGTACCGGATACCAACGCCGTGGTCTATATTAAACGTTCAGCTTCCTCAGGGGAAAGACTTGAAAGACAATGA